A portion of the Cellulophaga algicola DSM 14237 genome contains these proteins:
- a CDS encoding PDZ domain-containing protein, whose translation MIKQKEYANALLENFGFQTAVVDQKAIVAIIYKNSNAKKNGLQLGDEIITVNNLNFPELIAKNACHFFLNNPIKEMDSINILFSRNGNEQTLQLDKEILIN comes from the coding sequence ATGATTAAACAAAAAGAATACGCTAATGCACTATTAGAAAACTTCGGTTTCCAAACTGCTGTGGTTGACCAAAAAGCTATTGTGGCTATTATATATAAAAACTCAAATGCTAAAAAAAACGGGCTTCAATTAGGAGATGAAATTATCACGGTAAATAACCTAAATTTCCCAGAATTAATAGCTAAAAATGCTTGTCATTTTTTTTTAAACAATCCTATCAAGGAAATGGACTCAATTAATATTCTTTTTTCAAGAAATGGGAATGAACAAACGTTACAACTAGATAAAGAAATTTTGATAAACTAA
- a CDS encoding DUF3024 domain-containing protein, which translates to MKNTTIDINELTIKKFVESLRPEDIEIRKQLDIGYSYDGKVIILFEIRPFWDNPSEIQNIEFAKIRFYKSRRQWNLYWMRASGKWELYGPFPESTYLDKMIEIIKEDNHGCFFG; encoded by the coding sequence ATGAAAAACACCACGATTGACATAAATGAATTAACGATAAAAAAGTTTGTTGAATCATTACGTCCAGAAGATATAGAAATAAGAAAGCAACTTGATATTGGTTATTCTTATGACGGAAAAGTAATAATACTATTCGAAATAAGACCTTTTTGGGACAATCCAAGTGAAATTCAGAATATTGAGTTTGCCAAAATTAGATTTTATAAGTCAAGACGACAATGGAATCTATATTGGATGCGTGCGAGCGGAAAGTGGGAACTTTATGGCCCATTTCCAGAATCAACCTATTTAGACAAAATGATTGAAATAATTAAGGAAGATAATCACGGATGCTTTTTTGGATAA
- a CDS encoding DUF2931 family protein → MNYYLKTLLISAFIGFINILIYFVILDVSIVHNSSIIPKELGVIVLILIAIPIQFLILLVVGYFFDKSDNSIFITSILCILTCSLILWFTSAHDRAVFDNQQIYNQTENYEYNQGISVPEGYPIKLLSGSNFSLAVKSNRNPSTLLETDKVYYKQWGLSESTVKSESAGKAAVPNSLNLYWYSYVENKYYELNTEIDEEKISAYFRKGFVRDNQGKLTNAESVNGKYNDLFAGIAPGGDVVLWIGGVNQTDELAVFKANEISVNKIREEDIVNEEARKKVLNDTCTCVDNYQFRKIINNNKPIPFGIWTNKYRQKYNWKILVNDFGQGKSAYNLSFFNGEDFAIYNEDVLKLSYLKLVTPNYIIFTFIKNEQKYRAFIEFEEDEIFNHFEKLTENNKEEPLDFVINISSDLTEMSVQLVSKDTSLNFEKLKTASIRIR, encoded by the coding sequence ATGAATTATTATCTAAAAACTCTACTTATTTCTGCCTTCATTGGCTTTATTAATATTTTAATATATTTTGTAATATTAGACGTTAGTATTGTCCATAACAGTAGTATTATACCAAAAGAACTCGGTGTCATTGTTTTAATTCTAATAGCAATTCCGATACAGTTTTTAATATTGTTAGTAGTAGGCTACTTTTTTGATAAAAGTGATAACTCTATTTTTATCACATCCATTTTATGTATTCTGACTTGCTCCCTTATACTTTGGTTCACATCTGCACATGACAGAGCGGTATTTGACAACCAACAAATTTATAATCAAACAGAAAATTATGAATACAACCAAGGCATTTCTGTACCAGAAGGTTATCCTATAAAATTATTATCAGGAAGTAATTTTTCCCTTGCTGTAAAAAGTAATCGAAACCCATCTACACTTTTAGAAACTGACAAAGTTTATTATAAACAATGGGGACTTTCAGAAAGTACTGTTAAGTCAGAATCAGCAGGGAAAGCTGCAGTACCTAATAGTTTAAACCTCTATTGGTATTCTTATGTAGAGAATAAATATTATGAACTAAATACAGAAATTGACGAAGAGAAAATATCAGCCTATTTCAGAAAAGGATTTGTAAGGGATAATCAAGGTAAATTAACCAATGCAGAGTCCGTGAATGGAAAATACAACGACCTGTTTGCCGGAATTGCTCCTGGTGGAGATGTGGTGCTTTGGATAGGAGGTGTAAACCAAACGGATGAACTAGCCGTTTTTAAAGCGAATGAAATAAGTGTAAACAAGATTCGTGAGGAGGATATTGTAAACGAAGAAGCAAGAAAAAAAGTTTTAAATGATACGTGTACCTGTGTAGATAATTATCAGTTTAGAAAAATAATAAACAATAACAAGCCAATACCATTTGGAATTTGGACCAATAAATACCGACAAAAATATAATTGGAAGATATTAGTTAATGATTTTGGACAAGGGAAATCTGCCTATAATTTATCTTTTTTCAATGGAGAGGATTTTGCTATATACAATGAAGATGTACTAAAGTTAAGCTATCTAAAACTGGTAACGCCAAATTACATCATATTTACATTTATAAAAAATGAACAAAAATATAGAGCATTTATTGAGTTTGAAGAAGATGAAATATTTAATCATTTTGAAAAACTAACAGAAAACAATAAAGAGGAACCCTTAGATTTTGTAATAAACATCAGTTCAGACTTAACGGAAATGAGCGTTCAACTCGTTTCGAAAGATACCAGTCTTAATTTTGAAAAATTAAAAACCGCTAGCATACGAATTCGTTAA
- a CDS encoding DUF1963 domain-containing protein, producing the protein MRDPIKLIEVIEKYIVYPYKELLLKEIQASIRLKTTGNLCSDLGKTKLGGSPDLPKNKNWPRSKYYNTPLSFLGQINCNEIKELDELNVLPKEGMLYFFFNLDSGDDGKVIFSKEVKELERAIPPHEFKEQKTSFLKRLLTGKPKKRILKESEVNIYKEYNFPSWDSLRVALIQKKAQTNISPINAFEEGFFENDSAESETTSNHHLLGNYNGIQDEFHELNFINNEVKELGNLSLEQIQKALKWKLLFQFDSDNNLEMSLGDWGRIYFFIHEDDLKNKNFDNIKISIDSY; encoded by the coding sequence ATGAGAGACCCTATAAAATTAATTGAGGTAATTGAAAAGTATATAGTTTATCCCTATAAGGAATTATTATTAAAAGAAATTCAAGCTTCAATTCGGTTGAAAACAACAGGAAATTTATGTAGCGATTTAGGCAAAACTAAATTAGGAGGTAGTCCCGATTTACCCAAAAACAAAAACTGGCCCAGAAGTAAATATTATAATACTCCACTTTCTTTTCTAGGTCAAATAAATTGTAATGAAATTAAGGAACTAGATGAATTAAATGTGTTACCAAAAGAAGGAATGTTGTACTTTTTCTTCAATTTAGATTCAGGTGATGATGGTAAAGTGATTTTTTCTAAAGAAGTAAAAGAATTAGAAAGAGCTATTCCTCCCCATGAATTTAAAGAACAGAAAACGTCTTTCTTAAAAAGGCTACTAACTGGGAAACCAAAAAAACGAATACTAAAAGAAAGTGAAGTTAACATTTACAAAGAGTATAATTTCCCGTCCTGGGATTCTCTTCGGGTAGCATTAATTCAAAAAAAAGCACAAACAAATATTTCACCTATTAACGCTTTTGAAGAAGGTTTTTTCGAGAATGATTCTGCTGAATCTGAAACAACTTCTAATCATCATTTATTAGGGAATTATAACGGAATTCAAGACGAATTTCACGAATTGAATTTTATAAATAATGAAGTTAAAGAGCTTGGTAATTTGAGCCTTGAACAAATACAAAAAGCTTTAAAATGGAAATTGTTGTTTCAGTTTGATTCTGATAACAATCTTGAAATGAGTTTGGGGGATTGGGGAAGAATATACTTTTTTATACATGAAGATGATTTGAAAAATAAAAACTTCGATAACATTAAAATATCAATAGATAGTTATTGA
- a CDS encoding Fic family protein — MKPPYNITPKILKLISIISEKLGEINANFLDKPSPTLRKQNKIKTIHSSLKIEGNTLTEEQITALLENKRVIGPQKDIQEVLNAIKVYEKLDSYQSTNGKSFLKAHKKLMSGLIEKPGEYRKQGVGIVKGSKVEHLAPPFERVPFLMQDLFDYLKTEEIELIKSCVFHYEMEFIHPFIDGNGRMGRLWQTLILTDKHPIFEYLPFETLISADQAKYYKTLSECDKLGQSTKFIEYMLEVIDNSLNSLLSFNNRNFNRTERLEYFKSLNKIEFTRKDYMDIFKDISSSTATRDLKTGLELSILSKKGENNKTTYTITGHNNI; from the coding sequence ATGAAACCACCTTACAACATTACTCCAAAAATATTAAAACTGATTTCTATAATATCAGAAAAATTAGGAGAAATTAATGCTAACTTTTTAGACAAACCTTCTCCTACTCTAAGAAAACAGAACAAAATTAAAACGATTCACTCTTCTCTAAAAATAGAGGGGAATACGCTTACCGAAGAGCAAATAACTGCTTTGCTTGAAAATAAAAGAGTAATCGGACCTCAGAAAGATATTCAAGAAGTCTTAAACGCGATTAAAGTTTATGAAAAATTAGACAGTTATCAATCAACAAACGGAAAATCATTTTTAAAAGCTCATAAAAAATTAATGAGTGGTTTAATAGAAAAACCAGGAGAATATAGAAAACAAGGAGTTGGAATTGTAAAAGGTTCAAAAGTTGAACATTTAGCTCCTCCTTTTGAGAGAGTACCTTTTTTAATGCAAGACTTATTTGACTATTTAAAAACAGAAGAAATTGAATTGATTAAAAGTTGTGTTTTTCATTACGAAATGGAATTTATTCATCCTTTTATAGATGGAAATGGAAGGATGGGAAGATTATGGCAAACGTTAATTTTGACTGATAAACATCCTATTTTTGAATACCTTCCTTTTGAAACTTTAATTAGTGCTGACCAAGCTAAATATTATAAAACTCTATCAGAATGTGATAAACTTGGACAATCAACTAAATTCATTGAATATATGCTTGAAGTTATAGACAATTCATTGAATAGTTTACTGTCTTTTAATAATCGGAACTTTAATAGAACTGAACGATTGGAATACTTTAAATCTTTAAACAAAATAGAATTCACAAGAAAAGATTATATGGACATTTTTAAAGACATTTCTTCTTCTACAGCTACAAGAGATTTAAAAACAGGACTTGAATTAAGTATTTTATCCAAAAAAGGAGAAAATAATAAAACAACATACACAATTACTGGGCACAACAATATATAA
- a CDS encoding phospholipase D family protein produces the protein MAKFLNTRKAVSEIEDLIRNAETRLILISPYLKLSKDFKELLTYRNSKDKITTVIFGKQELNPHEMKFLQGLRFVILKYNQDLHAKCYLNDDKMIITSLNLYEFSMNNNKEMGVLVDLNDESDKELFEDAYKEIDFIDETSERFEFTSIPEVAKTEKKETQPKVLSSSSSKLLTTKELAQMTGLSSRKVNSWLTDNKLMYKKEDDWVTTKRGKEVGGIEKSGQYGQFIIWPEEMGKQIVE, from the coding sequence ATGGCAAAATTTTTAAACACGAGAAAAGCAGTATCTGAAATAGAAGATTTAATACGAAATGCGGAAACTAGACTGATTTTAATCTCACCATATCTAAAACTATCAAAAGATTTTAAAGAATTACTGACATACAGAAACAGCAAAGATAAAATAACAACTGTAATTTTTGGAAAACAAGAGCTGAATCCACACGAAATGAAATTTCTTCAAGGATTGAGATTTGTAATTTTAAAATACAATCAAGATTTACACGCAAAATGTTATCTGAATGATGACAAAATGATTATTACTTCCCTTAATCTTTACGAATTTTCAATGAATAATAACAAAGAAATGGGAGTTTTAGTGGACTTGAATGACGAATCGGATAAAGAATTATTTGAAGACGCATATAAAGAAATAGATTTCATTGACGAAACGAGTGAAAGGTTTGAATTCACCTCCATTCCTGAAGTAGCTAAAACGGAAAAGAAAGAAACACAACCGAAAGTTCTGAGCTCTTCAAGTTCTAAACTTTTAACTACAAAAGAACTAGCTCAAATGACAGGATTAAGTAGTCGAAAAGTTAATAGCTGGTTGACGGATAATAAACTTATGTATAAGAAAGAAGATGATTGGGTTACCACAAAACGCGGGAAAGAAGTTGGCGGAATTGAAAAAAGTGGTCAATATGGACAATTTATAATTTGGCCAGAGGAAATGGGAAAACAAATAGTGGAATAA
- a CDS encoding retropepsin-like aspartic protease, whose product MNKLFSYLVLIFVISSFTTRKEVLKTNYIKEIPFNFDYGVPIIKASINTIEYNFLFDTGMPTVLSQGIVKELNLKSISSIMGSDVNGNRQQESYVIVNEIIVGGIRFTQVKTLSTDLKSGFEIGCLNLDGVIGNNLIKDAIWEIDYEKKVIRLTDNIDNFKIPESANVIKFKTNAKRENYSPNIDITVNKKKRKDVKFDTGSNGGIKLPLTHYSSVLDSNKSVEYYGQTSAALYGKGQNKKHLDSKVESIKMGDLQFQNQIVKFDDSYPTIGNKLFENFKIIISYDDHNIYI is encoded by the coding sequence ATGAATAAACTATTTTCTTATCTAGTATTAATTTTTGTAATCTCTAGTTTTACCACAAGAAAAGAAGTGTTAAAAACTAACTATATTAAGGAGATTCCGTTCAATTTTGATTACGGAGTTCCAATTATTAAAGCCTCAATTAATACTATAGAATACAACTTTCTATTTGATACAGGAATGCCAACTGTGCTTTCTCAAGGTATTGTTAAAGAACTTAATTTAAAAAGTATAAGCTCTATAATGGGAAGTGATGTTAATGGTAACAGACAACAAGAAAGTTATGTTATAGTTAATGAGATTATTGTAGGCGGAATCAGATTTACACAAGTTAAAACGCTTTCAACCGATTTAAAATCTGGTTTTGAAATCGGTTGCCTTAATTTAGACGGCGTCATTGGAAATAATTTAATAAAGGATGCTATTTGGGAAATAGATTATGAAAAAAAGGTAATTCGCTTAACTGATAATATTGATAATTTTAAAATTCCTGAAAGTGCAAATGTCATTAAGTTTAAAACAAATGCAAAAAGAGAAAATTACTCACCAAATATTGATATTACAGTAAATAAAAAGAAAAGGAAAGATGTGAAATTTGACACGGGTTCAAATGGTGGAATTAAATTACCGTTAACCCATTACTCAAGTGTTCTTGATAGCAATAAAAGTGTTGAATATTATGGACAAACTTCTGCCGCATTGTATGGTAAGGGTCAAAACAAAAAACATTTGGATTCAAAAGTGGAATCCATCAAAATGGGCGATTTACAATTCCAAAATCAAATTGTAAAATTTGATGACAGTTATCCTACAATTGGCAACAAATTATTTGAGAATTTTAAAATTATCATAAGCTATGATGATCATAATATATATATATGA
- a CDS encoding OsmC family protein, whose translation MNYSSAATAISRQGATIKIKQSTVAFGITAATATTLPNPAELFLGSLSACMLKNVERFSLLMDFTYTTAAITIEATRLEKPPRIDEIQYLLKIHSKDEHLNLSLLKKNIEKYGTIYNTVKEVCSITGVIEIVTE comes from the coding sequence ATGAACTATTCTAGCGCAGCCACTGCTATTTCTAGACAAGGTGCCACTATAAAAATTAAGCAGTCTACAGTCGCTTTTGGTATTACAGCAGCTACCGCAACCACCTTACCCAATCCTGCTGAGTTATTTTTAGGCTCACTATCTGCCTGTATGCTAAAAAATGTAGAACGTTTTTCGTTGCTTATGGATTTTACGTATACCACTGCAGCAATAACTATTGAGGCTACTCGCTTAGAGAAACCCCCACGCATAGATGAGATTCAATATTTATTAAAAATACACAGTAAAGATGAGCATCTAAACCTAAGCTTGCTCAAAAAAAATATTGAAAAATACGGTACCATTTACAATACCGTTAAAGAGGTGTGTAGCATTACTGGAGTTATTGAAATTGTCACAGAATAA